TTTACTAGATGCACGATAATAAATAGCTCCCTTTTGTAACTTATACTCAGGGACATCAGCCTGCGGTATCAATATCTGATTATTTTTTTCAATAATCAGATAGTAAAACAACCTTGTACTAATCTTGAACTTTTGAAGATCAATGGACACCCCGACCTTTGCTATTTTTTCAAATTTTTGAGTGACATCATTAAGATCAATTTGTTCCAATATTTCTAACGTTTCACTTGGCAAGCCTACATCATCATTTTTACCTGTTGTCTTATCTTCCTTGATTCCTAATAATATCATTCCTCCATCTGCGTTAGAAAATGAAATAATATCTTTAGCAAAATTCAACAAAAAGTTTTCCAAAGACGATTTCGACTTAGTAAGTTTCAAATCAACCTTATAGTCAATATGCGAGTTTTCTTTCGGAAAATTACCATTATTTTTTAAGTCTGAAATAATATCTGTTACGTTAACTTTTAATTCTTGAAGGTTCATTTTCCCTACACTTTTATTAGACCAAAATTAATACATCAATTTAAATATTATGAAAAGTACCGCACGAATAATATCAAACAAAGTGGTAAATTACTGTAATTGTTATGACATTACCACAATTTTATACTAACTCCAAGCAATAAGTATACCCACTTATTCGTAACAACTTCACATAATATCTGATATGTTAAAGTTTAACTAAAGCCCATTTTTAAGCCCTAGAAATGTCTTGAAAACAGGCATATATTGGCAGGACACGCAAAAACTCATAGTTAGACCTTCCTTTTCATTTTTATTTGATTCAATTTTGGTTGATCCTAGTGATTGAAATAGGAAACTCACAGAGAACGCATTGTTGTTGTGTCTTAAAGGTCGATTCTAAAGGAAAAAACCAATGATAAATAGACTAATTAAAAAAACGTTAATCACAGGAATTTTGTTGGTAGCTGTCACCGCTGTTACAATTTATTTTGTTTACGATCCAGGAATTTTTAAAAAATGGCCGTGGTTTAGATATTCTCTTAGCTTATCTGTTCTTACGATTCTAAGCGCCTTCACATATATGGCGTGGTGCATGTTAGATGTCATAAGGTGGGATAATCTATTCCACAGGGGCAGTCTTGGTAGTGATTTTTCTGCTGTTGGTTATGGGGGGGTGATAGCACCAATACTGGTACTTCTTCTTTACCCTAGCCTTAGTTCACTTGGAGTCCATAGCGATGGAAGTGTTCGTACCGTAGGTTTTGTCATGGCATTTACACATGGCATTGGTTTTGGATATATACAAACACAAATAAACAATACTATAACTGAAATCTACAAAGCTAGATCCGAAGAGGAAACGTTGTGACTAATGTAGTGCCAAATAAGCTGTCACAAAGGCCAATATAACCGTAAGCAACTGGAATCCCATGGATATTCGGCTCTTAGTCTTTTGTGAATTAAATTCGTCAATAGTATTTATTGCCTTACCACTTACTTTAATTGTTGTTTCATATTTTTGTATGTCTTTACAGTCTTTCAGTGATTCTAAATAAAAATCCATTTTTTTCTTTTGCAATTTGCTACCTGTACTACCTAAACGATGTGAACGGTAAAACTTTTGTAGTATGTAATCGCATTCTATTTTTTGTTTACCATTATTAACCTGTTGCCTAACTAAAAATTGAAGAAGCTGATTTCTTTCGCTCGCCGATGCTTCTTTATTTAAATGCAGATATGCGAACTTTGTGCATAAAATCCCATATATTTTATTAAACCAATAAGGATATCTTGTGAAATACAGGAGGTAGATTTTAAATAGACTTTTTGTTTCTTTTGGTTTGAAAAAAAAATTTGGTTCAAAATAATAAGTTGTATACAAATAGTATTGTGAAAGATTCTCAACAGTGATGTTGAAATCATCTGTCCAGCTAGTTCCGTCGAAACTTCGACATGAAAAATTATTTGCATCAAATTTGTCGACAACATAAGATCCACCGCCCTTCTTGTGGTTTAGGATTGTGCTAAAGCGACTATAGGGACTTGTTCTACGTATACCTGATGTACAGTGGGCTTTTTTAACTAAACGTACTGCTATTGCTTTATGCATTGTTTGATAAATTTTCAAAATCAGCTCTATCCCTCGTTTATCGATTGCAGTTTTGCTAACTCTTCGATTCTCTCATTACCCGTACAAAAAAGATTTAACTTCGTCGCCTAACACTTTTCGAGCTTTGGACTAAACTACTTTGGTTCATTAAGTTTTTTGACGTCTTTTTTATCGTTGATGAAAATAGCATTCCTTTTCAATTCAGGAAATATTTGAGGAATCATTTTTAATATTCTTTCCTGATCCTGGGCTTTCCTTGATATCTCCTCACACACTTTTTGTTCAAGTAACTGTTTGTCTATTATCATAGATATTGCTGAATGGCTCTCACCCATATGTTGCACCATTTCCATATCTTTTAATAATTTATTGGCTCGATTTTTTAGTACGTTAGTGTAAGTGTCTATTTTACCTTTATATATGGATTCTGTGAATAATTTATCATCAAAAATAAGCCTTCCGTTTTCATCTTTCCTGAACCCTGATGCTTTGTGATTTCGTTTAGTTGCTAAATCGTTAAGGTGCAATGTTATTTCTTTTTTGATATTTTCTGAAGTCGTTGATAAGTTATAAATATCTAACATCAACTTAATTGGGAAAGGTAACTCTTCTGCCGTAAATATCTCACCAGTACCTTTTTGTTCTACTATTTCGTTTTTACTCACTTAGGATTCCTTTAAATATATTATCTTTTTATTAAAATTTTATACCTTTTGTTTTTAAAAGCCATTTTTCAAAAGTATTAACACTTGAATCAAGTATATTTTTCCTATAATATAATTTTGCTTGAACCTCAAAAATAACGGTTTTATAATATTCATCTATTGTTTTTAATGATGATATTTTTCTTAAAATAGTCGACTTAATTCCATCATGACAATTATCAAGAAACTGTTTTGTAAATTTTTCTATGTTTTTATCTAAATATTTTTCAAATTGCGAATTACAATATAAACTATATTCTTCATCTAATATTTTTTCTTTATCTTTTCTTTTTTGGTAAGCTTTTATTTCTTCTATAGATTTTTTGTCTTTTTCATCTTTCTCTTTTTCTCTAGTTTCTTTTTTCTTTTTATAAGGGCTTTTTTTTGCCCAGTCACCAGTTATAGCTGATGAAATAAAGGCAGCTATCGTATCAACTTTTCCTTTTTCATCTTCACTTAAAGTATATTCTATATTTCTCACTACACGGGATTCATCTAATATACCAGACTTATCCATAGATAATATTTTTTTAGGAGAAATGCCATAACCTATTAAATCTCTATAATGTTCAGGGCTTACAGAATTAAACTTCATTTTTAAAATAGCTTGTGCATCTTTATCAATAATAATGAGATCTAAAAAATGTGTTTTCCTTCCTAATTTCCTTGTTTTATAACTAAAATACATTTCTGTTTTAAGTGGTATTTCTACCATTGCTTTTTCAATAACATACTTAATAAAATCAGTAGGTTGCTTATATTTACTAGTTAAACCCATTAAAACCTTGAGTTCATCTATAACTAATGTTTTCTTTCCTAAGAAAGAATACAGCCGAATAATCTCGTAAAATCTCCATACATTACCACCTACCACCTCATTTCTCATCCCTATTGGATAAGCGATATATGACTTTAAACTTGCACTTAATAGATACTTTTTCATGATAGGCGAGAAACGGACATCAACAGTACCTTTTCCCTTGTTGTAATCCGCTTGGCAAAGAAAAGATGATTGGCTAACAATAATAGCCCCCTCTTCTGAAGTAGTCGTCAACTGGAAACCCTTAGTAATCAAGCCTGCGGTTATTTCTTGAATAGCTTTATATGCCCCGTCTGGTTTTATTTTATAGTATTCAGCAAGTTGAGAAATTGAAAAACGAAGACTATCAAAATCTTCAGCATTTCCATCTGATACAGCAATCATTAAATCAATAAATTTTCCTTCCCTTTCAGTAAAACAATAATTTTTGCTTAGCATTTTCGTGCTTTTTCTTACAAGGGTATGCGGATTATATACTTCCGGTAAATGAACCATTTTCAAAAAAACCATATTAAATTTAAAAGAATATATAACTGTATTTTCGAGACATTAATACATTAAGTATAACCTAACTCAGAATTTGTCAAACAAAAAGAGCAATAAAAACTCGGAGTTAATTTAGGACAAGCAAAAACTCGGAGTTAAAAACATCATAATGAAATAAAAAAGGTACTAATACAGAGACATACTTCCAAAAATAATCTGAAAAAACAAGGACAAGCAAAAACTCGGAGTTAATAAAGTATTATTAAGCTTAAACTGTCGTATTTAAATAATAAATTAAAAATAATTCTAAACATCAAAAAACAACAAGCAAAAACTCGGAGTTAACAAGCAAAAACTCGGAGTTAGTTTTTTATTTTTTGCTCTTTTTTATAAAAAAAAGCGTCATAATAGGCAGTTAGCCCACAAACAAGCAAAACCTCGGAGTTAACAAGCAAAAACTCGGAGTTAGTACTCCTAAGTCCTCTAATTTAAAGTATTTTTGAAGTCCCTATATATGTTATGGTTTTATATAAGTAACCAACAACAAGAAAAACAAAAAATTAACAACTTTTCAAAAAAAAAGAACAACACCAAATTTCTGAAAAAACAAACTCTTTCAAAAACGCAACTGGAAAAGATGGTGAATAGACCTAAAAAAGCTCAAGAACAAACCATAGCTAAACGATCACAAAAAAAACATACATAAGTACAAGTCCCCTATATTTTGCTCTGTAGGAGGGTTTTTTGAGCTTTTTAAGGATTTGCAAGAAAGTCTTTTTTGAAAAACCAGAAAAAGCGCTGACAAAAAGAAAAAACAGGGCGTTTAAAAGGGCAGGATTCACTCGTAGTGAAGTGATTAAACGAAAAAGGTACAATGACACCCCTTATAGCTTTTCTTTTCTTAAAAAGTAAATAAGGAGTGTTTTTTAAGAAAATCTTTATTTTTTACTAGTTTCTCCCTCAGTAAGTGTAATACACACAAAATCATTTTCTTGATGTAAAGGAAATTTAGTACTTGAACTAATAACTATATTTTTATGTTCCAAAAATCTTTTTATTGAAGCACTAGCACCATTTTCTTTAATATTAATTTTATATGCACCTGCTTTTTTTTCTGCAACAAAATTAAACCCTATTGAGGTTTTATCTTCTGAAATACCGTATATAATATATATTGACTCATTTATATTATATTCTTCTAATGCTTTTTTATTAAAATTTATACCTCCATTTTTAGAAATTGTAACAGTTGGGTTTGCATTACGTTTAGCACCTCTTTTAATTTGTTCTTCAAACCATTCAAATTCCATCTTATTTTCCTTTTTTAAAAAAAGTTGAATTCATTATATCTATGCTAGATGACAAATATTATTATATAATGACAATATATAATAATATTTTCAAGAGGTTTTTAACTATAGAGAAAGAGAAGGTAAAAGATTTTAAAAGAAAGACCAAGTTTCTTTGCTCTAAAATGTTTACATAAAGTTTACATGTTTACACTTGTCTACACCCGTATTTACTGGGTTCTTTGTTTACATAAAAAAAGGTGATTCTGCACCTCTTTTTCTCTGCATATCCGAAACCTGTAAAATTTACAAAAAAGAGCAACGTAAAAGAAAAAATACAGACCTAAAAGGTTCATAACCAACCTTTTAGCTAAGCGGTTATAAAAAAAGATACATGGTTACCCGTTTTATATGTTTCGCTCTGTAGGAAGGATTTTTGAGCTTTTTAAGAATTTGTGAGGGATTCTTTTTTCTGAAGTTCTTGAAAAACAGCCGACAAAAAAGGGAATAAATAATTTTTATTTCCTTTTTTGTAAAAAATCATTGTAATCATTGAATTTAGCATAGATATAGCTTTTATCATCAACAACTAAATTTTTTAAGTTGTCCTTAAAAAATTTAGTTGTTTTTTTTCCTGTTTTATCATTATCAAGCAAAGTATAAATGCTTTTTATATTAGTTTCTAGGCATATACAAAAAATTTTTTCAATAGTCTTTTTAGCCATAGATACAGAACACATAATAATAACAGAGTTAACATATTCTAATACACTTTCTTTTTTATCAGTTAAAAAACTTAAAAAATCGATAAATCACTCAAAGATCAATATATTTTTACTTTTTTTATTAAAAGTAAATGTTGCTATATCTTTACAAATTAAATTTGATTTAAAATTTAAATTTCTTATTTCGTATCATTTTTTATCGTTTTCAAAAGCAATTGCTTTAAATTTTCAATATTGGTTTGTATAAGTAATTTCTTTGCAGAATTTTTTAACAATAGAAATATTAAGTTTCCTTGATTCTAAATAGTCAATTATTGATTTTGTTTTTATCGGTCATATAGCTTCTATGCTATAATTTTTTTTTACTTTTGATTCTACTTTTTTTGTTGTTGGAACAGGGGGTAAAATAGTTTGTTGACCTCAGATATTTTCTAAAAAGTTTAAGGCTTGCGATACAGAGCATTTTTGAAATCCGATAATAAAATCTAGTGTGTTTCCTCCTTCCCCAGTACCGTGGTCAAACCATGCATTTTTTAAAGGGCTATAATCAAAAGAAGGAGTCTTTTCTTCTCTAAAAGGACTAAAATATTTTATTGAATTTTGACTATTTAAATATTTTTGTGGTGCATAACCTAATTTATTTAAAACTAAATCAAGTTTTATGTTTTTTGCTTGTTCACATTTCATATAAAATTATATTAATTGTATTAATAATAATATAATAATTTTTTCAAAATCAGGAAATTTATTTATTATAAATTTTCCAGTAGCCTTAAAAGGCTAAAATGTGTACAATTATTGCTGTTTTTTCTTTTTGTTAGCAGATTTTTAATTTTATTTAACAGGAGTGATTTAAATGCGATTCAATACCTTGATGGTATGTTTTTTTAGTTCCGTGTGCTTTTTTTTGGTTTTACCGTTCAATGCTTCAGCTGAAGATTTGTTGAATATAAGGCAATATACAAACAAAAATAAACCTGAAACATTAGGAGAGTTTACAATAGAAAAAGAAAAAGAGACTAACTTAGCATATATTACGTCAGCCACTAATAAGGCTTCTTTTTTACTTTTTGAAAAAGAAATTAAAAGACCATTTGAAATAAAATTTCAAAAATATAGTTTAGAAAATTTTGCAATAAATATTATTTCAGAAAAAAAAGAAATAAAAATTTCTTATAATCAATGGCTATATGTAAATAAAAAAAGAGTGGAAGATTGTTCCTTAAGAATAGCTAGATGGAATACTTTGAGAATAAAGGTTAAGGAAGATAAACTTGTATTTTATATTAATGGAGAAAAATCTTACACTTTGCCAAGTGTTGATAATAATATAGTTGAAGAAATTTTATTTAAATTTGGTGACACCACTAAAATTTCAAAACTGGAAATCAAAAAATAACTTTTCTTTTAAGTTTTAACTGAAAGCAAAGTTTATTAATAATAAAAGTAAGTAATTTTAATTTACTTTTCTTCAAAGTCAAGAACCGATTTTTTTAATTCTAAAGAATTAAAAAAATAACGGATTCTGGACTTTTTAAAAATTAAATTTTCAATAACTTACTTTATTATTTAAATTTTTTAAAATGGACATTTGTAAAATAGTTGAAGAGAAATTAAAGGATTATCCACTATATTCTCAAGATTGAAATAAAAACCCTTTAGTTTGTGCTAAATTGTTTTGATTAGGTACAGGAGCAACCTGGTATATTACAGAATATTCTCCTAAAGAAAAAATAGCTTTCTGATATACTGAATGATTAACGGAAAATGGTGATGAATGGGGATATATTAGTTTGGCAGAACTTGCGAGTATA
Above is a window of Desulfotalea psychrophila LSv54 DNA encoding:
- a CDS encoding replication initiation protein, with translation MVHLPEVYNPHTLVRKSTKMLSKNYCFTEREGKFIDLMIAVSDGNAEDFDSLRFSISQLAEYYKIKPDGAYKAIQEITAGLITKGFQLTTTSEEGAIIVSQSSFLCQADYNKGKGTVDVRFSPIMKKYLLSASLKSYIAYPIGMRNEVVGGNVWRFYEIIRLYSFLGKKTLVIDELKVLMGLTSKYKQPTDFIKYVIEKAMVEIPLKTEMYFSYKTRKLGRKTHFLDLIIIDKDAQAILKMKFNSVSPEHYRDLIGYGISPKKILSMDKSGILDESRVVRNIEYTLSEDEKGKVDTIAAFISSAITGDWAKKSPYKKKKETREKEKDEKDKKSIEEIKAYQKRKDKEKILDEEYSLYCNSQFEKYLDKNIEKFTKQFLDNCHDGIKSTILRKISSLKTIDEYYKTVIFEVQAKLYYRKNILDSSVNTFEKWLLKTKGIKF
- a CDS encoding toprim domain-containing protein — its product is MDFLSFLTDKKESVLEYVNSVIIMCSVSMAKKTIEKIFCICLETNIKSIYTLLDNDKTGKKTTKFFKDNLKNLVVDDKSYIYAKFNDYNDFLQKRK
- a CDS encoding CHC2 zinc finger domain-containing protein, giving the protein MKCEQAKNIKLDLVLNKLGYAPQKYLNSQNSIKYFSPFREEKTPSFDYSPLKNAWFDHGTGEGGNTLDFIIGFQKCSVSQALNFLENI